From the genome of Amylibacter sp. IMCC11727:
CAATATCGTGAATGGCGTCGACCTGACGCGGCGAATTTCGCAGACACAAGTGTTTGGCCTGACCACCCCCCTGCTGACCAAAGCGGATGGGTCCAAGATGGGCAAATCTGCGGCGGGTGCAATCTGGCTGAACGAGGACAAACTGTCGGCTTATGAGTTCTGGCAGTTTTGGCGCAACACGCTCGATGCGGATGTGGGCAAGTTTTTGCGGTTGTTTACCGAGATTGATCTGGATGAATGTGACCGTTTGGGCGCGTTGGAAGGCTCCGAAATCAACGAAGCAAAAGTGATTCTGGCCAACGCAGCCACGACACTGGCACATGGTGCAGAAGCGGCCGCGGCGGCAGAGGCCACTGCGAAAGAAGTGTTTGAAAAAGGCGGTGTTGGCGATGATTTGCCGACAGTGTCTTTGGATACAGCCGATGTGGGTGACGCGATTTCCATCGTTCAGTTGTTCGTGAAATCGGGGCTTTCAGGCTCCGGTAAAGAGGCCAAACGTTTGATCGCCGATGGCGGCGCTAAGTTGGATGATGTGGCGGTTACGGATGCGGGGACCATGGTGTCTGCGGATCAATTGCGTGCGTCGATTAAATTGTCAGCGGGTAAAAAGCGGCATGCGTTGGCTAAGTTATCGTAAAATCTGTGGGGCGCTTGAGGCGCCCCACGATGAATCTGTTTGATACGGATCAGTTTGAAAATGTAACTGTCATTGTAAATTCGCCAGAAAATCCATCCACGTCCGCGATATATTGATTTTCGTCAGCTGGATTTGGGTATTTGATATTCAAGCCAGCGTTTTTGATTTCTGTTGAATCAAACCCCGTTTTGTCATTGTTCACGTTAAACGTAATGTTGTCAGGAACGCCTTTGGCGGAAAACGTGACATAGCTGCCTTGGTTTTGTGCGTTAAAGTTCGCGCTTGCCCGATGATTTTGGCCATCTTGATGTGGAGCTGTAACGAGTACTTGTTGAGTAGACATGTTTGTTTCCTAATCGATTATCTGGTTTCAAAAAAATTATGCAGGAATACCATAAGGTAATTTTAATCAGCACAACACTACCAAGAGTAGAAATGCGGATGGTCGTGCGTCAAGTAAATCTTTGGAGATTTTTTGGAATTACTTTTAAATCCCTGATTTCTGGATTTAAATTTAATAAAATTCATTCTCAAATAACAAAAAGACCTTCTCTGCAAAGGGCCATAAACGGACCGACGAAGAAAAATCGCGTTAAAATTTGAGAAAAGTGTAAAGGGCGCAGGACTGACCTGCGCCTTTTTTATTCAGCGATGTCGGACTTCACCTTCACCGATTTCATGTAATCAGGTTTTGCAACGGCGCCGTTTGCGGCTTCGTCGCCTTTTTTGATTGCATCAACCACGTCCTGGCCAGAAGATACTCGGCCAACGACAGTGTATTGGCCGTTCAAAAATGACCCTTCCGCAAACATGATGAAAAACTGAGAGTTTGCGGTGTTTGGCTGTGACGAACGTGCCATGCCGACAACACCCGCGTCATAGTTGATGTCGGAAAATTCGGCTGGCAAATCAGGCAAGGCAGAGCTGCCCGTACCTGCATAACGCAGGTTAAACCCTTCGCGTTTGCCGTGTTCGACATCACCTGTTTGTGCCATGAAGCCAGGGATCACGCGGTGGAATACCACATCATCATACAGACCTTCACGCGCCAAACGTTTGATGCGTTCAACGTGTTGTGGCGCAACATCTGGCAACAATTCGATTTCGATCGTGCCTGTGCTTTCACCTGCAACTTCGATCACCAGCGTGTTTTCAGCATCTGCCGCAAACAGCGGTGCAGCGGCAAAGGCTGCCACTGCAAAAAGGGATGTAAAAAACCGCATTATACGTCTGCCGCCACTTTGACGGAGATCATCATGTCAGGCTCTGCTGGTGGCTCGCCGCGTGTGATGGCATCAACATGTTCCATGCCTTCGATGACTTGGCCATAAACGGTGTATTGGCCGTTCAAGAACGCGTTGTCGTTGAAGTTAATGAAAAACTGAGAGTTCGCGCTGTCTGGATTTTGGCTGCGTGCTGCGCCGATGGACCCGCGTGCGTGTGGAACCTTGGAGAATTCAGCAGGGACATTGCCCAGATCAGAACCGCCCGTGCCTGCCATGCGAATGTTAAAGCTGGAATCGTTTTTGTTGCCGTTGGCCACGTCACCCGTTTGAGCCATGAACCCGTCAATAACGCGGTGGAACACAACACCGTCGTATTTGCCTGCGCGGGCCAATTCTTTCATGCGCTCTACGTGTTTTGGGGCCACATCTGGCAGCAGGTCAATTTTCACATTGCCGTCTTTAAGTTCGATGATGATGCCGTTTTCGGGGTCTTTGAAATCTGCCATTTTGGGCTCCTGTAGTGCAATTTGGCGCACCCTAGTAGATGCGTTAAAGAAGGGAAAGTGCGGTTTCGTCGCGGTGCGAACAATTGCGCGTTATTTGGCGTATTTCGCCTTGAGCGCGGTTGCCACTTCGGCTGGGACGAACTTGGAAATGTCCCCATCGAGGCGGCAAATCTCTTTTACCAGTTTGGATGCAATTGACTGGTATTCAGCGTCTGCCATCAGGAAGACGGTTTCGATATCGTCGTTCATGGCACGGTTCATGCCGACCATTTGATATTCATATTCGAAATCGGCGACAGCGCGCAGGCCACGGATAATCACGGTTGCGCCCACATCTTGGGCACATTGGATCAGCAGGTTTTCAAAGGGGTGTACGACGATTTCAACGCCTAAGTCCTTGGCAATGCCTCCACATGTGCTTTCGACCATGGCGACCCGTTCTTCGAGTGTGAACAAAGGTCCCTTATCGCGGTTAATGGCAACGCCAATGACCAAACGATCCACCAAGGAACAGGCGCGGCGGAAGATATCCAAGTGGCCTTCGGTCACGGGATCGAACGTTCCAGGGTACAGACCAGTGCGCATAATGGGCCTCTTGCTCAGTTTCGTGGCAGATGGATGCGGTGAAGTGTCCGCAATTGCAAGGGAAAATCGGTTTTAACGGTATCGACGTTTCGTCAATGACCCATGATCATGCCTTGGAGGGCTTCTTTTTCCGTGTTGATTTCAGACAGGCGCGCACTGACGATATCGCCGATTGAAACGATGCCAACCATCGTGCTGCCATCCATGACGGGCATATGGCGAAAGCGATTTTCAGTCATGATGCTGAGAACGGACTCTGCGGTTTCGCTGCCCGTTGTGGTGATGATTTTGGCGGTCATGAGATCGCTGACCTGATCAGACATACAGGCCACGCCGCGTTTGCCAAGTTCACGCACGATGTCGCGTTCGGACAGAATGCCCACAACATCCGCGCCTGTGTTTGACACAACCAAGGCGCCGATGCGTTTGGATGACAAAAGATTTGCGGCGTCACTGACGGTGCTGTCTGGCTTGATCGTTGTGATCGGACCAGATGTTTTGCCTGCGAGGATTTGTTTGATGAGCATAAGTGACCTCCTAAAGCCAGTTGCGAGCGCCTGAATTGGTCCTTTCAATGGTGACGAGCCAGCGACAGGCTGTCAAGCGGCGGCTTCGAGGCGTTTGATTTCTTGGCGAATTTTGGTGATCAATTGACCTGCAATGCGATTGAGCCGTTCCACTTTGCGATCATCATGGTGGCGGACCAGATAAAACGACCGCTTTAAGGAGATTTGATCCATCAGGATGCGTTGTAGATCGGGGAATGTTGGGATGGCAAAGTCATGCACAATGCAAACCCCTGCCCCACGGCGCGCCCAGTTCAGTTGGACGGAGAAGCTGTTTGAAGTGAGCGGCGCACGAATGTTTTGGCCAAGTTCGCCCATGTAATCGAGTTCGTCGTCAAAAATCAGGTCGTTGATATAGCCGATCAAGCGGTGACCTTTGAGATCGTCGATGGTTTCGATTTTCGGATGATTGGCAAGGTAATCAGGCGTGGCAGCGAGATGGAGGCTGTAATCGGAGATTTTCTGCACCGACAGCCGCCCTGCGTTTGGGGGTGATACGGTGATGGCCATGTCTGCTTCTTGTTTAGAAAGGTTGAGAACACGGGGTAAGGCCACGATCTGAATGTCGAGAGACGGGTTTTCATCGCAAAGTTCCGCGCAGACTTGGGGCAGAAGGTAATTCGCGGACCCATCAGGCGCGCCGATGCGGATAGAGCCAGAGAGTTGGTCTGCTTGGTTCTGCACCTCTCCTTGGGCGGAGCGCACGGCGCGGTTCATGCCCTCTACATGATCGAGCAGCCGTGTGCCCGCGTCGGTAAGTGCGTAGCCTTGGGGAGATTTGACGAATAGGCGGGCGTTCATATCTTCTTCGAGCCGCGTAATGCGACGGGACAGTGTAGCGGGGTCCATGCGCAAGGTTTTGGCAGCAGCGGTAAGGCTTGCAGCCTCTGCCACGTGAAAAAAGACGCGCAGGTCGTCCCAGCGGAGGTTTTCTGACATGATTTCTCCTTGCAAAAATGCAAAATGAATTTGCTCTATTGAGGCTTTTGGGTGGAAAAATGCAAGACTATACTGGCGTGGACATTCAACAGGAGATTCTGACGATGGAAACGATTGGACATTATATCGGTGGCGCACATGTTGCCGGCACATCTGGGCGCACAGCGGATGTATTCAACCCAGCCACGGGTGAAGTACAGGCCAAAGTGGCGCTGGCCAACGAAGCGGAGATGGCAAAAGCGGTTGAGATTGCGCAAGCAGCGCAGCCAGCATGGGCCGCAAAAAACCCGCAAGTGCGCGCACGCGTGATGATGAAGATGGTGTCCCTGTTGCACCGCGATATGGACAAACTGGCCGAGGCGCTGAGCCGTGAGCATGGCAAAACCCTGCCAGATGCCAAGGGCGATGTGATCCGTGGTTTGGAAGTGGTGGAATACTGTATCGGTGCGCCACAACTGTTGAAGGGTGAATTCACCGATGGCGCTGGCCCCGGGATTGATATGTATTCCATGAAACAGGCGCTTGGTGTGACGGCAGGGATT
Proteins encoded in this window:
- the tyrS gene encoding tyrosine--tRNA ligase, whose product is MTYKPKSEFLHVMQSRGFLQDCTDLEGLDDRLLEGVLPAYIGFDATADSLHVGSLIQIMMLRWLQKTGHKPITLMGGGTTKIGDPSGKDESRKMMTPEVIDSNVGGIFKVFEKYLTFGDGPTDAVQPNNAEWLDKLNYIEFLRDIGPHFTINRMLTFESVKQRLDREQPLTFLEFNYMLLQSYDFMELNKRFGCGLQMGGSDQWGNIVNGVDLTRRISQTQVFGLTTPLLTKADGSKMGKSAAGAIWLNEDKLSAYEFWQFWRNTLDADVGKFLRLFTEIDLDECDRLGALEGSEINEAKVILANAATTLAHGAEAAAAAEATAKEVFEKGGVGDDLPTVSLDTADVGDAISIVQLFVKSGLSGSGKEAKRLIADGGAKLDDVAVTDAGTMVSADQLRASIKLSAGKKRHALAKLS
- a CDS encoding peptidylprolyl isomerase; this encodes MRFFTSLFAVAAFAAAPLFAADAENTLVIEVAGESTGTIEIELLPDVAPQHVERIKRLAREGLYDDVVFHRVIPGFMAQTGDVEHGKREGFNLRYAGTGSSALPDLPAEFSDINYDAGVVGMARSSQPNTANSQFFIMFAEGSFLNGQYTVVGRVSSGQDVVDAIKKGDEAANGAVAKPDYMKSVKVKSDIAE
- a CDS encoding peptidylprolyl isomerase, whose translation is MADFKDPENGIIIELKDGNVKIDLLPDVAPKHVERMKELARAGKYDGVVFHRVIDGFMAQTGDVANGNKNDSSFNIRMAGTGGSDLGNVPAEFSKVPHARGSIGAARSQNPDSANSQFFINFNDNAFLNGQYTVYGQVIEGMEHVDAITRGEPPAEPDMMISVKVAADV
- the coaD gene encoding pantetheine-phosphate adenylyltransferase, yielding MRTGLYPGTFDPVTEGHLDIFRRACSLVDRLVIGVAINRDKGPLFTLEERVAMVESTCGGIAKDLGVEIVVHPFENLLIQCAQDVGATVIIRGLRAVADFEYEYQMVGMNRAMNDDIETVFLMADAEYQSIASKLVKEICRLDGDISKFVPAEVATALKAKYAK
- a CDS encoding CBS domain-containing protein; protein product: MLIKQILAGKTSGPITTIKPDSTVSDAANLLSSKRIGALVVSNTGADVVGILSERDIVRELGKRGVACMSDQVSDLMTAKIITTTGSETAESVLSIMTENRFRHMPVMDGSTMVGIVSIGDIVSARLSEINTEKEALQGMIMGH
- a CDS encoding LysR family transcriptional regulator, with translation MSENLRWDDLRVFFHVAEAASLTAAAKTLRMDPATLSRRITRLEEDMNARLFVKSPQGYALTDAGTRLLDHVEGMNRAVRSAQGEVQNQADQLSGSIRIGAPDGSANYLLPQVCAELCDENPSLDIQIVALPRVLNLSKQEADMAITVSPPNAGRLSVQKISDYSLHLAATPDYLANHPKIETIDDLKGHRLIGYINDLIFDDELDYMGELGQNIRAPLTSNSFSVQLNWARRGAGVCIVHDFAIPTFPDLQRILMDQISLKRSFYLVRHHDDRKVERLNRIAGQLITKIRQEIKRLEAAA